The DNA window AGATCCACAGCTCCGGTGTTACTCATTGAGGGCGAAAAAACTATACACCAACAAAATTTCCTCCATTTACATCTTCATACatgattaatatattttaattttaatttaacccAATGTCAACACTCAGCccttaaattattataattctaTTGTATTCTAATTTAATCAACTACattttgcatttttttaaaaaaatttacacaTTATTAATGATACGCATTTATTTGACATGGATTTAATAGATCTCACGATATGTTAGCTAACTTAGCTCAACGGGGAATGAGGTGCTGGGGATACAAATCGCTAAACTGAGCAGCGAACCAATTGAATTAacataataagaaaatattaaatcaGTACTCAAAATTAACGAATTCGATCAAAAAACGTAATAACATTGTTGAGTCTAAAAACGATAAACCAGACTCCAGTAGCTCAAGATTTTGTATGTGAGATCAAGAGCACTCTTAGAGTTTCAGTATGCGATTAGACTTCTATGAAATAACCCTTTTACACGATATAGACTCAAGAAGTATAAAGAACGAAAGAAACAACACCGAATTTACGTGGTTCGATCAAAAGTGATCTACGTCCACGGGAGTAATCTCATTAGAAGCTCATCCAGTCAGAGTATAAAGAACATTGAAACGAAAATAATCATTCACCGCTACAACTCACACACACCCTTGTTCTTCTCTATGTGAATTTCTGCTGATAGATCGAGGTCAATTCTTCTGTCAAGACATGCCCTTTTATTTAATCCAGCTTCACCTTTGACATAGTTCTCTTGATACCAAGGGAGTCCCCTGTAACTGCTCTAACTATTCGTGAGCATTGGTTAAATAATTCCTTCCTTTTTGACAACCACCAACTGTcgatatcttttttttttttctcatgaTGCTTCCAGATTCATATGAGCACAATTTCTTATTTTAGTTTGAAAACTCATCACAAATTTTAatgtttatataatataatatatattggtACCCATGTAAGAGCCCAGGTCATCATTAATCCGAGATGACAGCTGGAAAGCCCTGATCAGAAGCTAGTTACCCGGGCGAATCTTCTCTTCCCAGGAAATCATCATAAGCCCGGGCTCTCTACTAactacccgggccacctcgagagctgcaccacactcgagtatgaTTAATACAGGcagtctaatctgtcagaacaaTTTGGGTTTGGAGTGTcttagaagtcatcagaagctagagTATGGGCaaccgacttgccatacttagtaggtgacACTGAAATCGAGGTATCTACctcattttctactataaatagcaggtatactTCTCATTTAAGGGGTCTTAAATCTTTGAACCCTAGGCATTATACACATTTTATCTCAAATATTGCTTAtgttcatcttcaacctgctaACTTTAGCATTggagtggctacgccggacacccctccggcgcccattcacgagtttttTTCATTGTTTGCAGGTGGTATCACAGCCATTATCCTCACTCAAAATTTCCAAAACACTATAAATTGTTGATTCGATCCGGTGGAGCCCCGACCCTGCTCATCCATTTCATTAGGATcgcatcatatatatatatatatattacaaatttttatttgtgatcaCAAAAATGTTTGAATTTTCTTAGATCAACTCAACTCGaacaaaaaatttgaataattttgACTCGAGCACAGACTAATtagattttaattgttttttgaTATTAGTGAAAGTCCCCAAATAAATTCAGTATTCATGGTTATGGGGTCGAATCGTGATTTAACCAAATTGTGAATGGAAACTTGGAAGTTTTGAAAACATTGTATTTGTACCCACCAATTCTTCAACTTATCCTGAAACCGCTATTTCGCTGCGCTTGTTGGGAAAGATTTTGGCGGGATATTGCCGCGAACGGGGAAGGAAAATTTTCTGAAGGTTAGGGTTTACTATCCGTTtgatctcaatttttttaatattgatTTTTTGTTTCCATTCATTTCCTGATTTTGCTACTTTGACTTCACTCGCATTCTTTCATCACTGCCATTGATAATGCGTGCTGGACCTTGCTAGTTTTTACGAGTAAACTGGACTGTACCGTTAACTTCAGTTTCAGTAGTTTATTTATGGCGATATTCAAGGAGAAAGTTTactttttttcttcaaataattatCTTTGATCTGAGAATGTTTCTTTTCTAATTTCGGTGTGTTTTGTAGGCTTTAGATGGCTTGGTGGGAAGGCCTAAACGAAACTCGTGTGCTAATAGCACCAGGTATTCCAGTACATACAGCTGCATATTTGATCTTTAATTCTCTCCGATATTTTTCCCTAGTTCTTCAAACAGTTGTGAACTGATTTCCCATTCTGCCGGTTTATGGCTTTGAACAGTCCGCTGTATATTTTACCCTTTGGTTAGATTGTTTGATTTTTTCATTTTAGCTTATGATTGCACTTTGCAGATATTTTTACCAAAGAGAATCACATgaatgatttattgtcactccGGCATCCAAAAACTGGTAACTTTCAGACTGTTATCTCTCTCTTTTTTGGTCATTCGTGTGAATCACTAAGACTCGAGCAAGAAAATTTTGACAACTCTGCTATGTTAAATTTGTTGATAGACCAgtcataaataattttttaaaaaattgtcgaCAGGCCAGAATTCTGTTTTTGGTTCAGTTGACATCCCATGATATTTTTTCTGCTTTGTTTCCTTGTTTTTGGTTTACTTTCCTCTGCATCATCCTTTAAGCAAATTTTTTCTGATGGTCTTTACAATTGTGAGGCTTAGTTTCTCCACTTCCATTGCTTTGGATTTTGTTTCCTCATGATCTTGGCATAAGACATATGTTCTGCGAAGTTGTATGATCAGAACTTTGATACAATTCATTTATGTGGCAGGGGATGTGACATGCTACCTCTATAGCGATGGAGTTCTTCAAGAACTTCACCGGTTTAAACAATCTTATGGGTCCTGGTTCCTTGGTGATTATGTTTGCGAAGGTAAATACTTGAATCCACTTACATAGATGGGCATTGTACCTGGTAATTAGAAACCTGCCTACTATATGCCACAAATTCTTATTACTTCCTGGCTTGTTTCTGGCAGATGGCCAGTTGTATATTGCCACTCCAGTCGATCCAGTGTTCATTTTTTTGCCAATTTTCCAGGAAGCACGAATGAAGGTTTTCAATCATTATTTTTGGTGGTTTTTTTGAATTCTGAATTTTCGAAAGTATCTTTTTTTTGGTTGCTCTATCCTTTCTGTAAAATGCTTCTAGTTAGCTTAATTGCTTGCAGcagtaaaattttcaatttcaaGCTGAACAAGATTTAATGCATAAAAGTAAAATGTATTCTGCAATTCAAATTGAAGTCGACGTTTTTGATGCCCTCTAATGAGGTCAATTTTTTTAAGtaatcattttttaattctttttagATTCGGTGACCACCCTCCATTATGATGTATGCAGAAAGGGAATGATCCTGGAAAATTTAGGCAACTAGACGAGATTATCTATGTTCCTGGCTACCCAGGATATCAGTCTTTGTCATCGATGGCCGATATGACCATGCAAGTAGTTTGCGATGTCAAaggtatttatttatttttgcatcgCTGTCTATTGAAATGATTTATAGACAACACAGAGGTATATGCATCAAATTTTGATGATCAGTTTTTGTTTTTCAACTCAGGTAGACCCTTGGATTTTTTTGGAAGTGTGTTTTTGCCTATTTTTTCACAATCTATCTTCCTTGACTGACTCACATGAATACTATTTTAAGATAGAACTAAGATGGCGTTTTAAGCTCTAAAAAACATCTTATAGATAAAGTTGGGATACcaacatttttttttgaatttaaaataagattttgTTATATCTTTTTATAAGATATAAAAATCAAaagtttttaagattttattgagGAATTGTTAACTACCATTTTTTTAATCAACATTTTATTTAcatacattaaaaataattttaattttttttcaaagaacatcgatttttctaaatatttttaatattaaaattataaaactattatatatataagtttGATAATAAAAAGGTCTTATAATACCAAATACATtcatgttgtttaaaataagcttattaaaatattttaacaactcatttttaaaataagacctcaCAACTTATAAGCTCCTAAAACAACTTATAAGATATAAGAAAttataaattgttttaaataaGTATAGCCAAACACCCTCTAACTCTAGCCTCGAAGATGCATTAAAACATCACTGGAATATTCATTATATATGCCATGCTTAAGTTTTTTGAGTTCAAATGGACTTTTTGAAGTTGCATATATCAGCCTTTGACTTCAAACTTTCATGTCAAAT is part of the Primulina tabacum isolate GXHZ01 chromosome 18, ASM2559414v2, whole genome shotgun sequence genome and encodes:
- the LOC142533187 gene encoding ribonuclease H2 subunit B-like isoform X2: MAWWEGLNETRVLIAPDIFTKENHMNDLLSLRHPKTGDVTCYLYSDGVLQELHRFKQSYGSWFLGDYVCEDGQLYIATPVDPVFIFLPIFQEARMKKGNDPGKFRQLDEIIYVPGYPGYQSLSSMADMTMQVVCDVKVFDAVSILGEYLVEEPWLKLLCDKLQLNLNDRRNAPAIEIFPTSSESDLASFNPIQVNNGVDKKSTRTTRQTKKTKVEKDSHNIKDMFGRATRKGR